TTTGAAGCCAAGCACAGCTTTTTTAAGCGTGTGGTGAGGCATACTCGCTGTTTTCGAAACATTCTGTTGTCTCTATCAGTGAAGCATCAGTTAATGATTGCCTACCATCTACATGGAAATCAAACAGCCTAGCCTTCTTTACAGGTAACAAAACTATTAACAGTGAATTTGACTGTGCTGAGAGAAGACATTAGGAAAGCAGTGGAAAATAAGTTCCCTGGGGAGTCAAATGTCCAGATAGCAAATACTGTGTCTTACAGTGGCACCAGTTACACCACTGGAATGATCCTGGCACATGGATCAACAGGTGGTCTGCCAGATTTTGTAGAACTGATTCAGATGGTGGTAATTAATGGAAAAGTTGGCTTCATTGTGAAATGCTTAAATGCGTGGTATTCTGAACATTTCAGGAGCTTTGAGCTTGAAAACACTAGAAGTGTTAAAGTTATTGAGTCCTGTGATCTGTCTGATATTATCCCACTGGCAGCATACACTGTAGCAGGGAAGCGTATGGTGACCCTAAAGCATTACATCCATGTGCCATAGAAGGCAAGGTAGCCAATACAATACAGTATGGCCAAAGCTGCTTTATCTTCCTTGTATTAGTTTATCTTTATAGCTCAAATGGTAATATTGTGGATAGTAATGTTTAATCAATAATTAGAGATTTAGTAGTACAACTATCTTGCTCTACCACAAGTCTGGAAGGCATTTTACACATGACTGATCTTCTCTGCAGAAGTATCTAGTTTCCAGGGTGATAGGAggtatattccaccacaagtaAAATTCAAAAGctaaattctgttttgtttttttgttttcctttttatataGGTACCTCAATGTCTCATCCTGCTAAACTTCGGATCATACTCAAAGAGCATAACATTCAAAAACTGGACTTACCACATGGAATCCCTGGAACAGTGGAAGAACTTGAATCTATTGTGAAAGAGACTTTTGAGGTTGATGGGAAGTTTACTTTGCACTATAAGGATGCTGACTTTGGAGAAGAATATTTTTCTCTGACATCAACAGGTGATATCAAGGACAAGGACACACTTAAGGTGGTTCAGATTATTGAACCTCCCACAATTACTCTGACATTTAGTGATGTAGACAGTTCCTTCAAATCTGCATCAGAGACCTTGGTCAATGCTTCAGCAATTTCAGAGACATCAGTCTCGGAGACATCAAGTGTGTCCTGTGGCACCAGTTGCTCATCCGGATCTCAGGATACAGTCATTCTTTCCTCACCTGAACATTTGAGTCGGCGTTTTCAGCGCTGGCCTACCAATTTTTCTGTTCCTCGCTTTGCTTATGACACAGAGCTTTTACTTGCTTCAGGAAATGAAACTTTCAAAAAGGATGGAACGAAACTTAACTTTACTCCACTTCTTCCAGACATCCTTGAGAAACTGGCTGAAACGATCTTTCAGTATGTTGCCTACCCAACATCTGCACAATTAGCAGATGTAGCTAAAGCACTTGTTCAACAACATCCTTGCCTTAAAGAACCGGGATCCTATAATGGATGCTATGGATGGCAACAAAGACTGAAATATAAAATGGGCAATTACAGAAGTAAACTCAGAGGGCTTGGGTGCCCTGAGCTGGATGTGAACTCTctcaaaagaaagcaagcacaTGAGAAGACACCTTCAAAGAATCTCAAAAAGCCAAGAAAGGCTGAGGTGAACTATTTGCCACCTCACCCACAAGGAGAAACAGAGGAAAGCTTGGAAAAGGAAAGATTGGAACTTCCTGATGAAGTGAAGAAGAGGAACAACTATCGGATCATCAGTGAAAAAATGGCCAAAACATTCTCGAATCGCAGACAGGAAGTTGTTAATCTGGCACCACCTGTGAATGACTTCAGAAGTAGATGGCCTGCGCTTTTTGATGCAGCACAGGTGATTTTATTACATAATTTATAGGATAACTTATAATAGTGACATTGTGCATTACATTAACACATTGTGCTTTtaattgtgtctttttttttattttttacagataAATGATGAATTCCAAAGGATCACCACTGTTAACTTGGAAACAACATTCATGGCAAAACTGGACCAGTATTCCACAAGAATAATGTCCCTGGTCTCTTCAAAAGGCGGTGCTGCAAAAATTAAGATTGAGCGCATCAGGAACATGTTgcaagaggtaaaaaaaagaagctgaataTAATTGATAATCTTACACACCTTAAAAGTTAATTATCTAATTCATTATCTCAGGAGCATTGTTGGCTATCTTTTACTGAAGAGTGAAAAAGTGAACATCAGAGGTGGACAGAGTAAAAATTTGCTAAAGAAAACATCACTCAAAAtatatttgtctgttttctttgttgtaagAGTCAAGAATATAGTGATGCATTTGTAACTTGGTAACTCAGATTGaagagaaaaagtaaaactCAGATGCATAAGTATTTTGCACCTCATAAGTGAGATGAAAAGACATTAATGTAACTTTTGGTCACATAATTGCAAACTGAGGTAGGTAAATTTAAATAGGTACTTTCCATGTCACATGTAACTTGACAATACATTAAGGTAAGTATGGGTCATATTACAAATaatgtgaggagaaaaaaactgaggtaataATTTGGAGTGTTACAAGTATGTTCATCAACTGCACAATAAACGTTTATGAGGAAGACAAGTTACACAAATACATTAAAGAGGGTAGATAGGagcttttaatgttttaatcacATCATTACAAGACTTGCCCACAGGTGGCTTTTTCCAGTTCTGCATCACATATCTCACATATAACTATTATAGTTGAATCCATAGAACTCaacaaaaactgtttgaaaTAGTCTCCAAATCTAGGTTATATTTACTTTCACTCACCTTATCCTACTGCTAGCAAAGGGTGCATTGAAAGCAGGGCAGTATGTAACAGATTAAATTCAAGTTATAAAAAttaaattgtttatttgttaaaaacaaaaattaaatcaaTAATTAGCAAAACGCTAGTCCTATAAATGTAATATGTTTGACTTTTCGCTTAGTAAACTTTTTTTATTCTCCAGAGTTCGGTGGAAACAAGAAGAGAGGTCGCAATCCGTTGCCTGATGGTGTatctgaaagagaaagaagaggatcTCTTCAGAGAACAGCTGGTAGGTAAATATCACATTgttttgtgttatatttttaaatggcacATAAAATACcgacatgtttctttttaacctACTTGCCAGGATGGTGAAGAACAGTTCCCAGAAGAAGTGGTAAAGATCGTAGTCACCAGACGTGCAGCAGTGTCTCTTCCAGCCGTCGCTAAAATTGTGATTGAAGGAACAGCTGTCCTGGAAGACCTTGATGTGCCCAGAGCATGTGCCTTAATGATGGGACTTATATACGCTCTCAATCTGAGCTACCCCAAACAAGTAAAGAACACTCTAGAGGTATTCCAGAAGGTGTTTCTGGAACTTGATGGGCTTAAAGCCAGCCCACGGGTAATGTCTCTTAAGTACAAACTTCTGtcataaaacaaatgtaatttagGCTGCAATATTCAGATGTGCTGatgcttgtgttttttatgcAGTCTTAGACAAGTGTAGTTTTGAGAGTTCATAATGCGTATAACCTTACCTTTGAATTGTTGCgttgttaaatattaaaatgtttggtAATTTTCTTGATTCTGTGATATTTACCAAGTTGATAGGTTAAAGTTAATGTTTAATAATAAGCAGATTTGCTAAAACAAATTGCCTTACGttgcaatgtttgttttctgaGGTATTTTAGAAGGGTGTGAtttaaaattattgttatttggaagattttatatatatatttgctgcTTTATTTAATATACCTTTACAAATCTTTATAGTGGTTCTCAAAGTCGGTAATCAGGCCCCACTGCTCTGCTTGTTTCTGTTAATAACCAAACACTGTTGATTGGCTGGTGTGTTCAGTTAATCAGAAGTTGTAGACACCATTGTGGAGTAAGAAAAATGAAGTAAATTGGTATGTTTTAGCTTCTGATTCAACACACCTTGTCCAGTTAATAAACatgttacattttcttttgttactgAGGTTGTTTGTGAAGGAATTGTACTGAAATACATTGTTTTTGCCCACTCATTTATAATTAAAGGGCTGCTGTAATGTTTGATTTATGTTGTATGACACAGAAGTGTATTTCTTCAAAAATGTTATGCAATAAACTGTTTCATCAGTTGGAATAATTTAAATGGCTATGTTTGCATGGATAATTGTGAGTAGGATATATGTAAAAAAGTAAGTTAGATTAACTCAGCTAATGTAATTTGTCAACT
This genomic window from Astatotilapia calliptera chromosome 16, fAstCal1.2, whole genome shotgun sequence contains:
- the LOC113007915 gene encoding sterile alpha motif domain-containing protein 3-like encodes the protein MSHPAKLRIILKEHNIQKLDLPHGIPGTVEELESIVKETFEVDGKFTLHYKDADFGEEYFSLTSTGDIKDKDTLKVVQIIEPPTITLTFSDVDSSFKSASETLVNASAISETSVSETSSVSCGTSCSSGSQDTVILSSPEHLSRRFQRWPTNFSVPRFAYDTELLLASGNETFKKDGTKLNFTPLLPDILEKLAETIFQYVAYPTSAQLADVAKALVQQHPCLKEPGSYNGCYGWQQRLKYKMGNYRSKLRGLGCPELDVNSLKRKQAHEKTPSKNLKKPRKAEVNYLPPHPQGETEESLEKERLELPDEVKKRNNYRIISEKMAKTFSNRRQEVVNLAPPVNDFRSRWPALFDAAQINDEFQRITTVNLETTFMAKLDQYSTRIMSLVSSKGGAAKIKIERIRNMLQESSVETRREVAIRCLMVYLKEKEEDLFREQLDGEEQFPEEVVKIVVTRRAAVSLPAVAKIVIEGTAVLEDLDVPRACALMMGLIYALNLSYPKQVKNTLEVFQKVFLELDGLKASPRVMSLKYKLLS